Proteins from a single region of Antechinus flavipes isolate AdamAnt ecotype Samford, QLD, Australia chromosome 2, AdamAnt_v2, whole genome shotgun sequence:
- the LOC127552351 gene encoding kunitz-like toxin PcKuz2 produces MRSWALLTLLMLLFTLCPELKATTGLCKMQEDQGFCRGYFLRWFFNKDTKKCETFIYGGCGGNRNNFYSKIQCIGKCIFWAQSSHPYA; encoded by the exons ATGAGATCCTGGGCACTTCTCACCCTCCTAATGCTGCTCTTCACCCTCTGCCCAGAGTTGAAGGCTACAACAG GTCTATGTAAGATGCAGGAAGACCAAGGCTTCTGTCGGGGCTACTTCCTGCGCTGGTTCTTTAACAAGGACACCAAAAAGTGTGAAACCTTCATCTATGGTGGCTGTGGGGGCAACAGAAACAACTTCTACTCCAAAATTCAGTGTATAGGAAAATGTATCTTCTGGG CTCAAAGCTCTCATCCGTATGCATGA